A window from Flavobacterium gyeonganense encodes these proteins:
- the rplM gene encoding 50S ribosomal protein L13 codes for MDALSYKTVSASKATVTKEWIVVDAEGHNLGRLASKVAMILRGKYKPSYTPHVDCGDNVIVINSEKINLTGTKLNDKIYMRHTGYPGGQRTLTAKVLQAKNPALLVEKAVKGMLPKNKLGAELFRNLNVVVGSEHTHGAQKPRTVNLNDLK; via the coding sequence ATGGACGCATTAAGCTACAAAACAGTTTCAGCAAGTAAAGCCACTGTAACTAAAGAGTGGATTGTTGTTGACGCTGAAGGTCATAACTTAGGACGTCTTGCTTCTAAGGTTGCTATGATCTTAAGAGGTAAGTACAAGCCAAGTTACACACCTCACGTTGACTGTGGAGATAACGTAATTGTTATCAACTCAGAAAAAATTAACCTTACAGGTACAAAATTGAATGACAAAATTTACATGCGTCATACAGGTTACCCAGGAGGACAAAGAACTTTAACTGCTAAAGTATTGCAAGCTAAAAACCCTGCATTATTAGTAGAAAAAGCTGTAAAAGGTATGTTACCTAAAAACAAATTAGGAGCTGAACTTTTTAGAAATCTAAATGTTGTTGTAGGATCAGAGCACACTCATGGAGCTCAAAAACCTAGAACTGTTAACCTAAATGATCTTAAGTAA
- the infB gene encoding translation initiation factor IF-2: MSEERVIRINKVLRELNISLERAVDYLKDKGIAIDANPNAKISDSEFNILQRQFAGDKGNKEASKEVGEEKRKEKEALRVEREKEIEDKRRQDEERQKQQEIIKAKAVVTGPVQVGKIDLNPKKTVVATPSEEPAKAEESKVVAQKEVEKPIQKEDGKTDALATPDKADPIITEKKEIKAETSKTAKEPVVSTDPETAEETITTQYQKLSGTTLTGQTIDLSQFNKPKKKKEDPKITPNKPGTPGANNNANKNKRKRIAPKPGAPGLQKTVTGNVPGTPNPNKITPNTGGGFNANRSARPGFVKGNRPAIVAKVEPTEEEVKNQIRETLEKLQGKGGKSKAAKYRRDKRDTHRQKSDEEQRALDEGSKTIKVTEFVTVGEIAIMMDVPITKVIGTCMSLGIMVTMNQRLDAETLTIVADEFGYEVEFITVDIEEAIEVVEDKEEDLVVRAPIVTVMGHVDHGKTSLLDYIRKENVIAGESGGITQHIGAYGVTLDNGQKIAFLDTPGHEAFTAMRARGAQVTDIAIIVVAADDDIMPQTKEAISHAQAAGVPIIFAINKIDKPNANVEKIKERLAGMNLLVEDWGGKIQSHDISAKVGTGVKELLEKVLLEAEILDLKANPNKAAQGTVVEAFLDKGKGYVSTILVQQGTLKIGDYMLAGKHHGKIKAMHDERGHNVKEAGPSTPVSVLGLDGAATAGDKFNVFEDEKEAKQIASKRSQLMREQSVRTQRHITLDEIGRRIALGQFKELNVILKGDVDGSVEALSDSFSKLSTEEVQINIIHKGVGAITETDVNLASASDAIIIGFNVRPAGNARQLADKEEIDIRYYSIIYAAIDDLKDAMEGMLAPEMKEEILGTAEIREIFKISKVGSIAGCMVTDGKILRSSKIRVIREGVVVHTGELVALKRFKDDVKEVTKGYDCGIQIKGFNDIEERDVIEAYHEVAIKKKLK, from the coding sequence ATGTCTGAAGAGAGAGTAATAAGAATAAACAAGGTTTTAAGGGAATTAAATATTTCGTTAGAAAGAGCTGTTGATTATCTAAAGGATAAGGGGATTGCTATTGATGCAAATCCGAACGCTAAAATTTCTGACAGTGAATTTAATATCCTTCAAAGACAATTTGCGGGCGATAAGGGGAATAAGGAAGCTTCCAAAGAAGTAGGGGAAGAGAAAAGAAAGGAAAAAGAAGCATTGCGTGTTGAGCGCGAAAAGGAAATCGAAGACAAACGCAGGCAAGACGAAGAACGTCAAAAACAACAGGAGATTATAAAAGCAAAGGCTGTTGTAACGGGACCTGTTCAAGTGGGTAAGATTGATTTAAATCCTAAAAAGACAGTTGTTGCTACTCCTTCAGAAGAACCGGCTAAGGCTGAGGAGTCAAAAGTTGTTGCTCAGAAGGAAGTTGAAAAACCAATTCAAAAAGAAGATGGTAAGACTGATGCTTTGGCAACTCCAGACAAAGCAGATCCTATTATTACTGAGAAAAAAGAAATAAAAGCTGAAACTTCTAAAACAGCAAAAGAGCCAGTTGTTTCAACTGATCCCGAAACTGCAGAAGAAACGATCACTACACAATATCAAAAATTATCGGGAACGACTCTTACAGGTCAGACAATTGATTTATCTCAATTTAATAAACCTAAGAAAAAGAAAGAGGATCCAAAGATAACACCAAATAAACCAGGTACTCCGGGTGCAAACAATAATGCTAATAAAAACAAGCGTAAAAGAATTGCTCCTAAGCCAGGTGCTCCTGGGTTGCAAAAAACAGTTACAGGTAATGTTCCGGGAACACCAAATCCTAATAAAATTACACCAAACACAGGAGGAGGTTTTAATGCTAATAGAAGTGCGAGACCTGGTTTCGTGAAAGGGAATCGTCCGGCTATAGTTGCTAAAGTTGAGCCTACTGAGGAGGAAGTAAAAAACCAGATTAGAGAAACTCTTGAAAAGCTACAAGGTAAAGGCGGAAAATCAAAAGCGGCTAAATACAGAAGAGATAAAAGAGATACGCATCGTCAGAAATCTGATGAGGAGCAAAGAGCGCTTGACGAAGGAAGTAAGACTATTAAAGTGACTGAATTTGTTACTGTAGGTGAAATTGCAATCATGATGGATGTGCCAATTACTAAAGTTATCGGAACTTGTATGTCGCTTGGTATCATGGTTACCATGAACCAACGTCTAGATGCAGAAACTTTAACTATCGTAGCTGACGAGTTTGGTTATGAAGTTGAGTTTATCACAGTTGATATCGAAGAAGCGATCGAGGTAGTTGAAGATAAGGAAGAAGATTTAGTGGTTAGAGCGCCGATCGTTACTGTAATGGGGCACGTTGACCACGGTAAAACATCTTTACTGGATTATATCCGTAAAGAAAATGTTATCGCTGGGGAGTCCGGAGGTATTACGCAGCACATTGGGGCTTACGGAGTAACTCTTGATAATGGTCAGAAAATTGCATTTTTAGATACTCCTGGTCACGAGGCGTTTACTGCGATGCGTGCACGTGGAGCTCAGGTTACGGATATCGCAATTATTGTGGTGGCTGCCGATGATGATATCATGCCGCAAACAAAAGAAGCAATCTCTCACGCACAAGCTGCGGGAGTTCCAATTATATTCGCTATCAACAAAATTGATAAACCAAACGCAAATGTTGAGAAAATCAAAGAACGTTTGGCTGGTATGAATTTACTTGTTGAAGACTGGGGTGGAAAAATTCAATCACATGATATTTCTGCTAAAGTAGGAACAGGAGTAAAGGAATTGCTTGAAAAAGTATTGTTAGAAGCTGAAATCCTTGATTTAAAAGCTAATCCAAATAAGGCTGCTCAAGGAACTGTTGTGGAGGCTTTTCTGGATAAAGGAAAAGGATATGTTTCTACAATATTAGTGCAGCAGGGAACTCTTAAAATTGGAGATTACATGTTGGCAGGTAAACATCATGGTAAAATTAAAGCCATGCATGATGAGCGTGGACATAATGTAAAAGAAGCTGGGCCTTCGACTCCGGTATCTGTTTTAGGTCTTGATGGAGCTGCTACGGCTGGAGATAAATTCAATGTGTTTGAAGACGAAAAAGAAGCAAAACAAATTGCATCTAAACGTTCTCAGTTAATGAGAGAGCAATCAGTGCGTACACAAAGGCATATTACGCTTGATGAAATTGGACGTCGTATTGCTCTTGGTCAGTTTAAAGAATTAAATGTTATCCTTAAAGGTGACGTTGATGGATCTGTTGAGGCATTATCTGATTCATTCTCTAAACTTTCCACAGAAGAAGTCCAGATTAATATTATACACAAAGGGGTTGGGGCAATTACGGAAACTGATGTTAACTTAGCTTCTGCTTCGGATGCTATTATTATCGGATTTAATGTTCGACCTGCTGGAAATGCAAGACAGCTTGCAGATAAAGAAGAAATAGATATCCGTTATTATTCTATTATATATGCCGCTATCGATGACTTGAAAGATGCTATGGAAGGAATGTTAGCTCCTGAGATGAAAGAAGAGATTCTTGGTACAGCAGAAATTCGTGAGATTTTCAAAATTTCTAAAGTAGGTTCTATTGCTGGTTGTATGGTAACTGACGGCAAAATTTTAAGATCGTCTAAGATTAGGGTTATCAGAGAAGGTGTTGTGGTGCATACAGGAGAACTTGTAGCATTGAAGCGTTTTAAAGATGATGTTAAAGAAGTGACAAAAGGATATGATTGCGGTATTCAGATTAAAGGCTTTAATGATATCGAAGAAAGAGATGTTATTGAAGCATATCACGAGGTTGCAATTAAAAAGAAATTGAAATAA
- the nusA gene encoding transcription termination factor NusA, with translation MENLALIDSFSEFKDNKLIDRVTLMAILEDVFRNALKKKYGSDDNFDIIINPDKGDMEIWRRRVIVADEDLDFENEEITLTEARKIEADFEIGEEVSEEVKLIDLGRRAILALRQNLISKIHEHDNTNLYKQFKDIIGDIYTAEVHHVRPRVVILVDDEGNEIVLPKEKQIPSDFFRKGDNVRGIIESVELKGNKPQIIMSRTSEKFLEKLFEQEIPEVFDGLITVKNVVRIPGEKAKVAVDSYDDRIDPVGACVGMKGSRIHGIVRELGNENIDVINYTNNIQLFITRALSPAKVSSVKIDEENKRAEVFLKLEEVSKAIGRGGHNIKLAGQLTGYELDVIREGDVAGAIADDDDVELSEFSDEIEDWVIEEFAKIGLDTAKSILSQEVEDLVRRTDLEEETILDVMKILKEEFDN, from the coding sequence ATGGAAAATTTAGCATTAATCGATTCATTCTCAGAGTTTAAAGATAATAAACTTATTGATCGTGTAACGCTTATGGCAATTTTAGAGGACGTGTTTAGAAATGCATTGAAGAAAAAATACGGTTCAGATGATAACTTCGACATTATTATAAATCCTGATAAAGGAGATATGGAGATATGGAGAAGAAGAGTAATTGTTGCTGATGAGGATCTTGACTTTGAAAATGAAGAAATTACGCTTACTGAAGCAAGAAAAATTGAAGCGGATTTTGAAATTGGTGAAGAGGTTTCTGAAGAGGTAAAATTGATTGATTTAGGAAGGAGGGCTATCTTAGCGCTTCGCCAGAACTTGATTTCTAAAATACACGAACACGATAATACTAATCTTTATAAACAATTTAAAGATATTATAGGTGATATTTATACTGCTGAAGTACATCACGTAAGACCGAGAGTTGTAATTTTGGTAGATGATGAAGGAAATGAAATTGTGCTTCCAAAAGAAAAACAAATTCCATCTGACTTTTTCCGAAAAGGAGATAATGTTAGGGGAATTATTGAAAGCGTTGAATTAAAAGGAAATAAACCTCAAATCATCATGTCAAGAACTTCTGAGAAGTTTTTAGAAAAATTATTTGAACAGGAAATTCCTGAAGTATTCGATGGTTTAATTACAGTTAAAAATGTAGTCCGTATTCCTGGTGAAAAAGCAAAAGTAGCTGTGGATTCATATGATGACCGAATCGATCCTGTTGGAGCTTGTGTTGGTATGAAAGGGTCTCGTATTCATGGAATTGTTCGTGAATTGGGAAATGAAAATATCGACGTAATCAATTATACAAATAATATCCAATTGTTCATTACAAGAGCCTTAAGTCCTGCCAAGGTTTCATCAGTTAAAATTGATGAGGAAAATAAAAGAGCTGAAGTTTTCTTGAAATTAGAAGAGGTTTCTAAAGCAATTGGTAGAGGAGGTCATAATATTAAATTAGCAGGCCAGTTAACAGGTTATGAATTAGATGTAATTCGGGAAGGTGATGTAGCGGGTGCAATTGCAGATGATGATGATGTTGAATTGTCAGAGTTTTCAGATGAAATTGAAGACTGGGTAATTGAAGAGTTTGCTAAAATAGGTCTGGATACAGCAAAAAGTATCCTGAGTCAGGAAGTAGAAGATTTAGTAAGAAGAACCGACTTAGAAGAGGAAACAATTCTGGATGTTATGAAAATACTAAAAGAAGAGTTTGATAACTAG
- the rimP gene encoding ribosome assembly cofactor RimP has product MTFKEKVNALITEALLERPSIFLIDLSISDSFKISVGLDGDNGVALQDCIDISRAIENNLDREEQDFSLEVASVGVGSPLKFTRQYKKNIGRTLIVTTNSEKIEAELVEANDVFIILSWEAREPKKIGKGKETVQKTQQIPYTEIKEAIVTVTF; this is encoded by the coding sequence ATGACATTTAAAGAAAAAGTAAACGCATTAATTACTGAGGCTCTTTTGGAAAGACCTTCAATCTTTTTGATTGATTTGAGTATTTCTGATTCTTTTAAAATTAGCGTGGGTTTAGATGGGGATAATGGAGTGGCGCTTCAGGACTGTATTGATATTAGTCGTGCAATTGAGAATAATCTGGATCGTGAGGAACAGGATTTCTCTCTTGAAGTAGCATCTGTTGGAGTTGGTTCGCCACTGAAATTTACAAGACAATACAAGAAAAATATTGGTAGAACATTGATTGTTACTACAAATAGTGAAAAAATTGAAGCAGAATTAGTAGAAGCTAATGATGTTTTTATAATTTTGTCTTGGGAAGCAAGAGAACCGAAGAAAATAGGAAAAGGAAAGGAAACAGTTCAAAAAACGCAACAAATACCTTATACAGAAATTAAAGAGGCAATTGTTACAGTAACATTTTAA
- a CDS encoding LacI family DNA-binding transcriptional regulator, whose amino-acid sequence MKAKATLKQIAKELGVSVSTVSKALNDSPEISEQTKVKIKEYAKLKNYKPNVIGLNLKNRKTKTIGVIIPNILNSFFAKVFSGIEKVADKKGYNVITCISNESLEKEIHTLEMLSNGTIDGFILSVSQEAQKLEDYAHFTEIINDGTPIVMFDRIADGVECDKVVVDDFDSALNSTQHLINLGCKNIALISSVDNLSVGKLRADGYLKALKDNNIPVNEKIILRTNSEEDMKSKIEAIFDHKIDGIFALDENDSVAALRVSLKKGFKVPEEISIIGFADGILASRRLSPSLTTVSQHGIEIGEVAAKRLISRLEEEEGETSDYETIVIKTKLKERESTKKSK is encoded by the coding sequence ATGAAAGCTAAAGCAACTCTAAAACAAATTGCGAAAGAACTTGGTGTGTCTGTTTCTACTGTATCTAAGGCATTAAATGATAGTCCTGAAATTAGTGAACAAACCAAGGTGAAGATAAAGGAGTATGCAAAACTCAAAAATTATAAGCCAAATGTTATAGGTCTTAATTTAAAGAATAGAAAAACCAAAACAATTGGTGTAATTATACCTAATATATTAAATTCTTTTTTTGCAAAAGTTTTTAGTGGAATTGAGAAAGTAGCCGATAAAAAAGGATACAATGTAATTACTTGTATCTCGAATGAGTCTTTAGAAAAAGAAATTCATACACTCGAAATGCTGAGTAACGGAACTATAGATGGTTTTATTCTTTCGGTTTCGCAGGAGGCTCAAAAATTAGAAGATTATGCTCATTTTACAGAAATTATAAATGATGGAACTCCTATTGTAATGTTTGACAGGATTGCTGATGGAGTTGAATGTGATAAAGTTGTAGTTGATGACTTTGACTCGGCTTTAAATTCAACCCAGCATTTAATAAATTTAGGATGTAAAAATATCGCCCTGATTTCTTCGGTAGATAATTTGAGTGTTGGAAAGCTAAGGGCTGATGGATATTTGAAAGCATTAAAGGATAATAATATTCCTGTAAACGAAAAGATAATTCTTCGTACCAATTCAGAAGAAGATATGAAAAGTAAAATCGAAGCGATTTTTGATCATAAAATTGATGGGATTTTTGCTTTAGATGAAAATGATTCAGTTGCAGCTTTAAGGGTAAGTCTGAAAAAAGGATTTAAGGTACCTGAAGAAATTTCGATTATAGGCTTTGCTGATGGAATTTTAGCATCAAGACGTTTGTCTCCAAGTTTAACCACTGTAAGTCAGCACGGAATTGAAATAGGTGAGGTTGCTGCTAAACGATTAATTTCAAGGCTGGAGGAAGAAGAAGGTGAAACTTCTGATTATGAAACGATTGTTATTAAAACGAAACTAAAAGAAAGAGAATCAACCAAAAAGTCTAAATAA
- the rpsI gene encoding 30S ribosomal protein S9, whose product MGVIHKIGRRKTAVARVYVSEGTGNITVNKKEFATYFPTATLQYKVLQPLSMTENASNFDVKVNVYGGGTTGQAEAVRMALARVMCEVNAENRGILKPEGLLTRDPRMVERKKFGQKKARKRFQFSKR is encoded by the coding sequence ATGGGAGTTATTCACAAAATCGGTAGAAGAAAAACCGCTGTTGCACGTGTTTACGTTTCTGAAGGAACTGGAAACATCACTGTAAACAAAAAAGAATTCGCAACTTACTTTCCAACTGCAACTTTACAATACAAAGTTTTACAACCGCTTTCTATGACAGAAAACGCTAGTAACTTTGACGTAAAAGTAAACGTTTACGGAGGTGGTACAACTGGTCAAGCAGAAGCTGTAAGAATGGCATTAGCTCGCGTAATGTGTGAAGTTAACGCTGAAAACAGAGGAATTCTTAAACCAGAAGGTTTATTAACAAGAGACCCTAGAATGGTTGAACGTAAGAAATTCGGTCAGAAGAAAGCTCGTAAGAG